From Salvelinus namaycush isolate Seneca chromosome 2, SaNama_1.0, whole genome shotgun sequence, one genomic window encodes:
- the LOC120020493 gene encoding transcription factor HES-5-like has product MAPTYISDSANTMLSAKDKHKLRKPVEKMCRDRINTCIEQLKTLLEREFHKQDPNTKLEKADILEMTVGFLKQKLQPQSPVPQRAHSEGYSQCWRETLHFLSSSSMKDMMLQNLQRAGQDVCPSSPLSSQYQHHSQGPVKQATSGHKTVWRPW; this is encoded by the exons ATGGCTCCTACCTACATCAGCGACTCTGCCAACACCATGCTCTCTGCTAAAGACAAGCATAAA CTAAGGAAACCAGTGGAGAAGATGTGTAGAGACCGCATCAACACCTGCATAGAGCAGCTCAAGACCCTGCTGGAGAGGGAGTTCCACAAACAGGACCCCAACACCAAGCTGGAGAAGGCTGACATCCTGGAGATGACAGTGGGGTTCCTGAAGCAGAAGCTGCAGCCTCAGAGCCCAGTCCCCCAGAGGGCCCACAGTGAGGGCTACTCCCAGTGCTGGAGGGAGACCCTGCACTTCCTGTCTTCCAGCTCCATGAAGGACATGATGCTTCAGAACCTCCAGAGAGCTGGCCAGGACGTCTGCCCCTCCTCGCCACTCTCCTCCCAATATCAACACCACAGCCAGGGCCCAGTGAAGCAGGCCACCAGTGGTCACAAAACAGTCTGGAGGCCCTGGTAG